The genome window GCGCCGGGCAGGCAGATGCGAGGCGCCGCGACGCAGTCGATGCCCCAGTGCATCGTCGAGGAGCGGCAACGAAGCAGATGCCTGTCCGCCGCCGCGCCCTTTCTGGGCTGCGGCTCGCCCGCACCACATCAGATTCTAGCCGATTGATGGCGCAATTACTTAAATACGGGGACGAACCGGCCAAAGGACGACTTATTTGGCTTTCAGGAACTCGATCAAAATCGGATTTACAACTTCAGGTCGCTCGAATCCGGGCAAATGCCCGGCTCGCTCGATCGCTTGAAAACGGGCGCGCGGCATTGCTGCCCTGGCCTGAGTAGAAATCTTGAAAGGAGTGGTGCGATCCTCTTTGCCCCAGACAATCAGGATCGGCCGGTCGGTGCGACCTAGTCTTTCGAACAGATCCGTCATGTTTTCCAAAGGCATGTTTCGCAAAGTCGATAGTAGCGCACGCTGAAAACCGCGGTACTTCATCTGTCCTTCATAAGCTTTCAAAAAATACTCCGGACACGCTGCAGGTTCATAAAAATCGCTGAGCACAAAACTTCCTGTGAGAGTGAATCGCCCAACCACCCGAAACAGAAATTCTCCCAAACCGGGAACATGCGTCAGCTTTGTAATGAACGGAAGATTCACTTTGAAACCGACAGGATCAATCAAGACAAGCTTGTTTACGCGGTTCGGATGGCGTTCGCTAAATCCTGCCGCAATCGCGCCTCCCATCGAAAGCCCAACAAGATGCACCTTGATTCGTATGTCCAGTGCGTCCAATAATGAAATTAGCTGCTGGTCATAGAACTCCGGATCGTAGACGGCAGCAGGCCGATCGGAATAACCCCGACCGAAGAGATCATACCGAAGCGTACGAAAACCGGCCTTCGCCAGAACCGCCGCATTTCGATCCCAAACAAAGTAAGGTATCGAGCCTCCATGGATCAATACAACAACTTCCCCTTCAGCAGGTCCCGCGATTTCATAATGAACCATGCCGTCAGGCAACTGTACAAAACTTCCTGGCGCAAACTTTCTGGCCGAAGCACCCAGGATTTCCGTTTCGCGGTTCGACAGAAAATAGGATACGGCCAGGACAATAATTAGAATTACGGCAGTAATCAGACGTCTTTTGCGCCTTCGGACTTTGCGCCGTTGAATACGCAATTCTTCGCGGCTCTCTATCACGGTTTCGATCTTATCATCAGAATAGTTGCACTAACCCCGTTCGAAGCCGCTTCGCCACAGTTTTGTTGCTGGTGAAATGCTGTTACTGAAAAACTATGACGCAGGAGGATTCTATGCGTATTATTTTGCTCCTTTTGCTCACTGGCG of bacterium contains these proteins:
- a CDS encoding alpha/beta hydrolase — its product is MIESREELRIQRRKVRRRKRRLITAVILIIVLAVSYFLSNRETEILGASARKFAPGSFVQLPDGMVHYEIAGPAEGEVVVLIHGGSIPYFVWDRNAAVLAKAGFRTLRYDLFGRGYSDRPAAVYDPEFYDQQLISLLDALDIRIKVHLVGLSMGGAIAAGFSERHPNRVNKLVLIDPVGFKVNLPFITKLTHVPGLGEFLFRVVGRFTLTGSFVLSDFYEPAACPEYFLKAYEGQMKYRGFQRALLSTLRNMPLENMTDLFERLGRTDRPILIVWGKEDRTTPFKISTQARAAMPRARFQAIERAGHLPGFERPEVVNPILIEFLKAK